The Terriglobia bacterium genome includes a region encoding these proteins:
- a CDS encoding serine/threonine-protein kinase, with amino-acid sequence MKKLFTSDLFFGIVLTLFVAGSYLIGSTFLESVELKFYDVRAKFRQESGQPNDVAIIAIDDNSLTQLGRWPWPRSRIAAMLDKVGSYGPKVIGLNILFSEPDHNPGIAALDQLATRYKELAESKVVIENDPASKKPLAPGAPSAILEAIDTAKQSLDEDAKLAASLKGKKVVLPMFFDLSAGLGGKPDPLPPEIARSAMTILPSGSPNYVVSEKASYPVALFMADAVGIGHINVVPDRDGTVRRVPVSVAYGDAMYPAYALELLRVYLGLDSKDLKIAQDDKVILGGIEAPLDETGLMNITFRGPERTFPYYSFFDVLNDKVNPDQFKDRIVLLGSTAIGLDSRWVTPTGTNFNSVELTANIIDDLLTKKFLVRPSWARAAELLLILFVGIFVSLLLPRMKAAMGAIVSLVFLAALLVTGTWMFVSQNYWLKVTYPSILLAAGYTVIVSKRFLTTEKRKELVEASQIETNKMLGLSFQGQGMLDLAFEKFRTLPLDEAVADLLYNLSLDFERKRQYNKAVAVYDYIATKFKGYKDITTRLENLKKAADGAVFGSSVGRGKDSTIMTESGGMKPTLGRYEVEKELGRGAMGIVYLGRDPKINRQVAIKTMMLELEGTAEQVKELKSRFFREAESAGNLNHPNIVRIFDAGEENEIAYIAMELLEGHDLKRYCDKASLLPLETVLDFCAKTADGLDYAHQAGVIHRDIKPANIMLLKDGTLRTTDFGIARMAASSKTATGTVMGTPSYMSPEQVSGKKVDGRSDLWSLGVMLYELSTGEKPFKGGDAIGTLLFQIANDTPTPPATYRPDLPADVIAVIDKCLQKDPDARYQRGADLAADLRRVIERLKSGTPAPVVNAAPAAAVAAAAATAAADKTAVLGNPLKPDGPDVAGDRTIHIDQNEKS; translated from the coding sequence CGTACCTGATCGGAAGTACTTTCCTCGAATCAGTCGAGTTGAAGTTTTATGACGTGCGCGCGAAATTCCGGCAGGAATCCGGCCAACCCAATGATGTGGCAATCATCGCCATCGACGACAACAGCCTGACCCAACTGGGCCGTTGGCCGTGGCCGCGGTCGCGGATCGCAGCGATGCTGGACAAAGTGGGTTCGTACGGTCCCAAAGTCATTGGATTGAACATCCTGTTTTCGGAGCCGGACCATAACCCGGGAATCGCAGCGCTGGATCAACTGGCTACACGGTACAAAGAACTTGCCGAGTCGAAGGTCGTCATCGAGAACGATCCGGCCAGCAAAAAGCCGCTGGCGCCGGGTGCGCCTTCCGCCATTCTGGAGGCGATCGATACGGCAAAGCAAAGCCTGGATGAGGACGCGAAGCTGGCTGCGTCTTTAAAGGGTAAGAAGGTCGTCCTTCCGATGTTTTTCGATCTCTCTGCCGGGCTTGGGGGCAAACCGGATCCCTTGCCGCCGGAAATCGCCCGCTCGGCGATGACAATTCTTCCGTCCGGCAGCCCGAACTATGTAGTCTCTGAAAAAGCGAGTTACCCTGTGGCGCTGTTTATGGCCGATGCGGTTGGGATCGGCCACATAAACGTCGTGCCCGACAGAGATGGAACAGTGCGCCGCGTCCCCGTGTCCGTCGCCTATGGCGATGCAATGTATCCGGCATATGCGCTGGAACTGCTGAGGGTTTACCTGGGCCTCGATTCGAAGGACCTGAAAATCGCGCAGGATGACAAAGTCATCCTGGGAGGGATCGAAGCGCCCCTCGATGAAACCGGCTTGATGAACATCACCTTCCGTGGGCCGGAAAGGACGTTTCCCTACTATTCGTTCTTCGATGTTCTCAACGATAAAGTGAATCCCGACCAGTTCAAGGATCGCATCGTCCTGCTGGGTTCGACGGCTATCGGACTGGATTCGCGCTGGGTGACGCCTACCGGGACGAATTTCAACAGCGTTGAGTTGACCGCGAATATTATCGACGACCTTCTCACCAAGAAGTTTCTGGTTCGTCCATCCTGGGCGCGGGCAGCGGAACTGCTTTTGATTCTGTTTGTAGGAATTTTTGTCAGCCTGCTCCTTCCACGCATGAAAGCCGCTATGGGCGCAATCGTCTCCCTGGTGTTTCTGGCGGCTCTGCTGGTGACCGGCACATGGATGTTTGTTTCGCAGAATTATTGGCTCAAGGTGACATATCCTTCGATTCTGCTTGCGGCCGGATACACTGTCATCGTTTCCAAACGTTTCCTCACAACCGAGAAACGCAAGGAACTGGTCGAAGCCTCACAAATCGAAACCAACAAAATGCTCGGACTTTCTTTTCAGGGCCAGGGCATGCTGGATCTCGCGTTCGAGAAGTTCAGAACCCTCCCGCTGGACGAAGCTGTTGCCGATCTGCTTTACAACCTGAGCCTCGATTTCGAAAGGAAGCGACAGTACAACAAGGCTGTCGCTGTCTATGATTACATCGCGACAAAATTCAAAGGCTACAAAGACATCACGACACGGCTGGAGAATTTGAAGAAAGCTGCCGATGGCGCTGTTTTCGGCTCGTCGGTGGGCCGCGGTAAAGACTCGACGATCATGACCGAGAGCGGAGGCATGAAGCCGACACTCGGACGGTACGAGGTCGAAAAGGAACTGGGCCGAGGAGCGATGGGAATTGTTTATCTTGGAAGGGATCCCAAGATCAACCGGCAGGTGGCCATTAAAACGATGATGCTGGAGCTGGAAGGAACGGCCGAGCAGGTGAAGGAACTGAAGAGCCGGTTCTTCCGCGAGGCTGAATCCGCCGGAAACCTGAATCATCCCAATATCGTCCGCATTTTCGATGCCGGCGAGGAGAACGAAATCGCCTACATCGCGATGGAGTTGCTCGAGGGACACGATCTCAAACGCTATTGCGACAAAGCTTCGTTGCTTCCGCTGGAAACAGTGCTCGACTTCTGCGCCAAGACCGCCGACGGTCTGGACTACGCGCATCAGGCCGGCGTGATTCATCGCGACATCAAGCCCGCGAACATCATGCTGTTAAAAGATGGAACGCTGCGTACTACCGATTTCGGAATCGCACGAATGGCCGCTTCCTCGAAAACCGCCACCGGAACGGTTATGGGAACGCCCTCGTACATGAGCCCGGAACAGGTTTCCGGTAAGAAAGTGGACGGCCGGTCGGATCTGTGGTCGCTCGGCGTCATGTTGTACGAACTCAGCACCGGCGAGAAACCTTTCAAAGGTGGCGACGCCATCGGAACTCTGCTGTTCCAGATTGCGAATGATACGCCGACGCCACCAGCCACTTACCGCCCGGATTTACCCGCTGATGTCATCGCTGTCATTGATAAATGCCTGCAAAAAGACCCGGATGCCCGGTATCAGAGGGGCGCCGACCTGGCCGCCGATCTGCGCCGTGTCATCGAACGGTTGAAATCAGGCACGCCGGCTCCGGTGGTCAACGCCGCACCAGCCGCAGCCGTGGCAGCTGCAGCTGCCACGGCTGCGGCCGACAAGACCGCAGTTCTGGGCAATCCGCTCAAACCAGACGGACCAGATGTGGCCGGTGATAGGACTATACATATTGATCAGAATGAGAAATCGTGA
- a CDS encoding FHA domain-containing protein: MAKFLLQFEGAVLKEIPAKDEITVGRKPDNDVVIDNPAVSSHHCRIKLVGDTFFVEDLNSTNGVFVNAKKIVKSGLQNNDVIGIAKHALKFLDDKQEESPTVAIPPKKAAQDATIMIAPERQQELAAASTTAAQKKPAMVRVTKGVVDQLDYELKTRSTYLGKSDRVQIKIKGKGLFGSAPESAAMIVNQDGYFLVPIVAGYVKLNGKALQEKQPLADGDIIEAGGTTLKFEVQN, encoded by the coding sequence ATGGCTAAGTTCCTGCTCCAATTCGAAGGCGCAGTTCTTAAGGAAATCCCCGCCAAGGACGAAATCACTGTCGGCCGGAAGCCGGACAACGATGTCGTCATCGACAATCCTGCAGTAAGCAGCCACCATTGCCGGATAAAACTGGTCGGCGATACCTTCTTCGTCGAGGACCTCAATTCGACAAACGGCGTTTTCGTCAACGCAAAGAAAATCGTGAAGTCCGGACTCCAGAACAATGACGTCATCGGTATCGCAAAGCACGCGCTGAAATTCCTCGATGACAAACAAGAGGAGAGCCCGACCGTCGCAATACCCCCGAAAAAGGCAGCTCAGGACGCCACCATCATGATCGCTCCTGAGAGACAGCAGGAGCTTGCGGCAGCTTCCACTACCGCCGCTCAGAAAAAGCCGGCGATGGTTCGCGTTACAAAAGGAGTGGTCGATCAACTCGACTACGAACTTAAAACGCGTTCAACTTACCTGGGCAAATCCGACCGCGTTCAGATCAAGATTAAAGGCAAAGGCCTGTTCGGATCGGCGCCGGAAAGCGCGGCGATGATCGTGAACCAGGATGGCTACTTTCTGGTGCCGATCGTGGCCGGTTACGTCAAGTTGAACGGGAAAGCACTACAGGAAAAACAGCCGCTCGCCGATGGCGACATCATCGAGGCCGGGGGCACGACTTTAAAATTCGAAGTCCAGAACTGA
- a CDS encoding Stp1/IreP family PP2C-type Ser/Thr phosphatase, producing the protein MNRLAIKIAGLTDPGKSRSNNEDAVWIDPQANLLIVADGMGGHQAGEVASGLAIKTIPDHLQQLVHKGTAGEVADERLSGETNRLGFCFKIANQMIFEAAKRYPEDHGMGTTCTAALITGGRLSLAHVGDSRCYLIRRGEIEQLTEDHSLVMEQVRHGLLSKDDEAVKRGQNILTRSLGTSAEVKIDMQEYPLYPGDCLLLCSDGLEKELTDDQILEIVMKTSGPEDCARNLIEAANAAGGRDNITVAVAQIEKASLSESILSFMKTSFGWKAPS; encoded by the coding sequence GTGAACAGGCTGGCAATAAAGATTGCGGGGCTGACCGATCCGGGAAAGTCCCGCTCAAACAATGAAGACGCCGTATGGATCGATCCGCAGGCTAACCTGCTGATTGTGGCTGACGGAATGGGCGGCCATCAGGCAGGAGAAGTCGCCAGCGGATTGGCTATAAAAACGATCCCGGACCACCTTCAACAGCTGGTCCACAAAGGAACAGCAGGCGAGGTTGCGGATGAGCGGCTTTCCGGGGAAACCAATCGGTTGGGATTCTGTTTCAAAATCGCCAACCAGATGATTTTCGAGGCGGCCAAGCGCTATCCGGAGGACCACGGCATGGGTACGACCTGCACAGCGGCTCTGATCACCGGCGGCCGCCTCAGTCTTGCGCATGTCGGCGACAGCCGTTGTTATCTGATTCGCCGCGGCGAGATCGAGCAACTGACGGAAGATCATTCGCTGGTTATGGAACAGGTACGACACGGCCTCCTCTCGAAAGACGATGAGGCCGTCAAAAGAGGACAGAATATTCTGACGCGTTCTCTCGGGACCAGCGCCGAAGTCAAAATCGACATGCAGGAATATCCGCTTTATCCTGGCGATTGCCTTCTGCTCTGCTCCGACGGACTCGAAAAAGAGCTGACGGACGATCAGATATTGGAAATTGTGATGAAAACATCAGGGCCTGAAGATTGCGCCAGGAATCTGATTGAAGCGGCGAACGCCGCTGGTGGACGAGACAACATTACGGTTGCGGTTGCTCAAATCGAAAAAGCAAGTTTGAGCGAGTCCATCCTGTCATTTATGAAAACCTCATTTGGTTGGAAGGCGCCGTCATGA